The following coding sequences lie in one Yamadazyma tenuis chromosome 3, complete sequence genomic window:
- a CDS encoding uncharacterized protein (EggNog:ENOG502SQPX), whose translation MKVQYKLPFLTAVLFFCAAATSDSIGGCSPSEVTKGLTAEYIETTYDEYGSSTISEDNNALSIIDQSSAESSWGGVTAQNFGFYADGTGVVNGDLYGQTVNINYFGMRLSGYFYAATTGDYTFDGIYADNRASYTLGAGTAMDCCGSTLEGNLDNYFGGDSGTSTVTLTGGVYYPIKVVYYNGNGIANLTMSVVYPDGTNHTDDIDWYSSTDNSTACPYSTTTTIIWTGTDTETVTVTGSDGDVTVTVEIPESRTTTTEPWTGTDTTTTTIYPSNLSDPVTVDIKTPESTTTTTEVWTGTEPSTSIIYPPNPSDPITFVILSPETTTTTTEPWTGTDTTTTTIYPSNLSDPVTVDIKTPESTTTTTEVWTGTEPSTSIIYPPNPSDPITFVILSPETTTTTTEPWTGTDTTTTTIYPSNPSDPVTVDIKTPESTTITTSYGSIDTTYTLTPSDPSDPKTVVIITSTPTPTKSVVTVTTPWTGSTTSFYTTTGTDGNPTIVKETPEGHTTIPWTGTFTTTYTTTGTDGNPTEVVETPATVFITSTHWTGSFTSTYTTTGPDGDVTVVVENPESHTTIPWTGTFTTTYTTTGTDGEPTVVVETPETHITTPWTGSFTSTYTTTGPDGKPTVVVETPEPVVIEKDVTTIVLPCTCKEPSTTTTTGDDGKKTVVCNIPHSLVSSVVVTEPCTNAAGDTTVTIYTTFTVAAAVTANPTETVAPTGAKGNGSGAAAEAASAGNGSESSPQEVSTYEAMGSKNTYTFLAVLSALLWISF comes from the exons ATGAAAGTCCAGTACAAATTACCTTTTCTTACGGCTGTTCTTTTTTTCTGTGCAGCTGCCACTTCCGATAGCATCGGGGGATGTAGTCCCTCAGAAGTGACTAAAGGTTTGACGGCTGAATACATTGAAACAACTTACGATGAATATGGCTCCAGCACGATTTCCGAAGATAATAACGCGCTTAGTATAATTGATCAATCTCTGGCAGAATCTTCGTGGGGAGGAGTGACAGCACAAAATTTTGGGTTCTATGCTGATGGAACTGGTGTCGTAAATGGAGACCTATATGGCCAAACTGTCAACATAAACTACTTCGGTATGAGACTTTCTGGATATTTCTATGCCGCCACTACTGGAGATTACACATTCGACGGGATTTATGCTGATAATAGGGCTTCATATACGCTTGGAGCAGGCACTGCTATGGATTGTTGTGGACTGACCCTTGAAGGAAACTTGGATAACTATTTTGGTGGGGATTCAGGTACTTCGACTGTTACTCTTACAGGAGGAGTATACTATCCTATCAAAGTGGTTTACTACAATGGAAATGGAATCGCCAATCTCACAATGTCCGTCGTTTATCCTGATGGTACCAACCACACGGATGACATTGACTGGTATTCTTCAACGGACAACTCCACTGCTTGTCCTTATTCcacaaccaccaccattatATGGACTGGAACAGATACTGAGACTGTAACTGTGACAGGCTCAGATGGCGATGTGACTGTTACTGTTGAGATACCAGAATCAAGAACGACCACcactgaaccatggacaggcacagatactaccactactaccatctacccatcTAACCTAAGTGATCCcgtaactgttgacatcaagactccagaatctaCCACAACCACTACTGAGGTGTGGACAGGCACAGAACCTTCCACTAGTATCATCTATCCAcccaacccaagtgatcctaTTACCTTTGTTATCTTGTCTCCTgaaactacaacgaccactactgaaccatggacaggcacagatactaccactactaccatctacccatcTAACCTAAGTGATCCcgtaactgttgacatcaagactccagaatctaCCACAACCACTACTGAGGTGTGGACAGGCACAGAACCTTCCACTAGTATCATCTATCCAcccaacccaagtgatcctaTTACCTTTGTTATCTTGTCTCCTgaaactacaacgaccactactgaaccatggacaggcacagatactaccactactaccatctacccatctaacccaagtgatcccgtaactgttgacatcaagactccagaatcaacaactatAACGACTAGTTACGGATCTATTGATACAACCTATACTCTAACTCCCTCCgatccaagtgatcctaAGACTGTCGTTATAATAACATCCACTCCCACGCCAACAA AAAGTGTTGTCACTGTCAccactccatggactggctctaccacatccttttacactacaactggaactgatggtAACCCAACTATTGTTAAAGAAACTCCAGAAGGACACACCACTATCCCTTGGACCGGAACCTTCACTACGacttacaccaccactggaaccgatggtaatccaactgaggttgttgaaactccagctACTGTCTTCATCACTTCCACTCATTGGACTGGCTCTTTCACCTCAACttacactaccacaggtCCAGATGGTGACGTGACAGTCGTGGTTGAAAATCCAGAATCACACACTACTATCCCTTGGACTGGAACCTTCACTACGACGTACACTACCACAGGCACTGATGGTGAACCAACGGTGGTTGTCGAGACTCCAGAAACACACATAACAACTCCttggactggttcattcacttcaacctacaccacaactggaCCTGACGGTAAACCAACCGTAGTCGTTGAAACTCCTGAACCGGTTGTCATCGAAAAAGATGTTACCACTATTGTCTTGCCTTGTACTTGCAAGGAaccttcaaccaccacaacaactggtgatgatggtaagaAGACCGTTGTATGTAACATCCCACACTCTTTGGTGTCCAGTGTTGTGGTTACCGAGCCATGCACCAATGCTGCTGGAGATACTACAGTCACAATCTATACCACGTTCACTGTCGCTGCTGCCGTGACTGCTAACCCTACTGAAACCGttgctccaactggtgCTAAAGGGAATGGTTCTGGAGCGGCTGCTGAAGCGGCTTCAGCTGGTAATGGCTCAGAATCctcaccacaagaagtctccacGTACGAGGCCATGGGTTCAaaaaacacatacacattcttggctgtgttatccgctcttttgtggatatccTTTTGA